The DNA region CCAGCTGAAGACTTGAAAGAGCACTGCAGGTGGAGAGAATAAAAGGCACGGAGCTTGAGAAAAGTGAGCAGGAAAAAGTGTGCTTCCTTCGAAAGCATGGATCTGCTCACTACCCTCATATGAGGTCCAAACAAATGTTATGTCTGATTCAATCTGGCAGATTCCCTGGCTGAACTCAGCAGATTCCTTGGCTGACCTCAGATCCTGAAGAGAGTCAAAAGGAAAGGAGACTTGCCTCTGCCTTTCCCTCCTTGGCACCCCCTTTTCTTCCCACAGTCCCCTTCTTTCCCATCACCATCTTCTCACTGCTCTTCTTCCCATCAAATTGTGGTCTGAATTGTAAATAGCACATTTCTTATGTTAAGCTCACTAGGAAGAACAAAGACATATAGGTGGGAGAAAACTAAAGTCAAAGGCTTTGTGTAAACAGAGTATCCAAACCATAAAACAGCAGCTTGGACTTTGCAATGCCCCATGTCTGTGCTGGGGATTACACAGCCAAACTCAAATTTTCTAATACTAAAAAACAACAGAAGCAGTCACCCCTCACAGACTATTTTATCTACCCTCTCCACATTCTCTTTCATCTACTGCTTCAGCACCAGACCAAGGCCTGTTTATAGATCTAAGACTAACAGACAGGCTTTATAGGCGACAGAGTGCACTAGTTCCTCGGATTCATCCATAAGAGACCTGCCTTACATTCCATCcagaagtttttttatttttatacaacttCTTTATGCTTAAGAAGTTGCAGGATACCACCTCCATGTAGCTGAACCTCTTCCATTTTTCTGCAACTTCTACACTATCAAAGGAAGGTTTATTTAATCAGTGCTGACACTTAATGGGTTAATTAGATAAGCATGCCAGCGAAGATGAAAAAGTGccagaggaaggagaaataggagagaaggagaagatgtAAGGGCagaaaaagtgaagagacaattgAAGAGAAGGTCCAGAATGTCTTGCCAAGTGGCAAGAGATAATTTTTCCCGGACAGGATAATTTATTAGTTACCTCACCTTAAGTCATTCACTTTATGTCTTCAAGTCTTCACTTTGTCACCTGTAAAAGGGGGCCATGATAATATCTGTGCTCCTTATTACACAAAAGGTAATACCTTTTTAAGTATTGTGGTGTTATTAGTGTTAAGCTACGGATCCTTTTCTATCACCTCCCAGGAAGGAAAGCTACTGGCTGCAGAACCTTTCTCAGAGAATATTTAACTTCCTTATTTCTCAGACTATAGATCAAAGGATTCAGCATGGGGGTGACCAAGTTATTCAGGATTTGAACAGTTGCATTAAGCCAAGGATTGGGGGTGGGCTGCAGGTAGATGAGAACCACTGGCATAAAGGAGAGGAGGATGGCAGTGAGGTGGGCGCTGCAGGTGGAGAAGGCACGGCGTCGGCCCTCGGCAGAGTGGATCTGCAGGATGGAGCAAATGATGCAGCTGTAAGAGGTGAAGATGAGAAGGAAACAACTGAGGGGCATCAGACCCACACTGATGAACCCCACCATCTCCAGGGCTGAAGTATCTGCACAAGCCAGCTTCAGCATGACTGGGATATCACAGAAATAATAGTCCACCTCATTGGGGCCACAGTAAGGCAATTGGAAGGTGAGAATGGTCAGAAAGGTGGCCTGAATGCAGGCAAAGAATGAGGTCCCCATGGCTAGGATGATGCACGCTCTGTGGCTCATGATTAAGGTGTAGTGTAGAGGATGACAAATGGCAACGAAGCGGTCGTAGGCCATTACCGTATACAGAAAACACTCAGTGCAGCCCAGGAAATGGTAGAAGAAGAGCTGGGATGCACAGCCTGCATAGGAGATGGCTTGGCTATTCCCCGAAAGATAGCACAGCATCTTAGGGGAACTCACAGAAGggaaaaatatgtcaaaaatagACAGCTTGCACAGGAAGAAGTACATGGGCTTGTGAAGCCGAGTGGAGGAGACAATAGCCAGCAAGATGAGCAGGTTCCCCATAAGGGTGAAGATGTAGAAGGACAAAAACAGGACCAAGAGCATAGTCTCCAGACCCTCTGTGTGCGGGATGCCCAGCAGGATGAATTCAGTCACCACGGAGAGATTCCTCATCTTTGTCAGAGTGTTGGACCTCAAAAAAGAACACAGGTCTGCAAAATATGAATACTGACATCAAATCAAGAAGCTGTCCGATAGATGTGCTGGCTTCATGTTTTAACATTCCACAGTCAACCTTCTTATGTAGGGGAAGatctacataaaaatataaggaTGATAAAAATTCTTGACTATAGTCTTTAACTTTTGGTTTTGGCCAAGTTGGATTAAGGTCACCACAGCCTCTTTCTCACAGAATACAATTAAAACTCTATATAAAATCACAAAACTTATTTGCCTAAGAACTCTGAAAAGCAAACAGAAGGGGCAGATGGGCAAGAGGAGACAAACCTAGATGAGAAACTCCTACAAATATGAATTTCTACTACATTTCTCCTCTAATCTTGTGGTTTTGAACGGAAGGTGGCCAAAGTTACAGAACTGAGAGGAGGCTGCTCAGATGCTGAAACCCCAATAGATGACCCATGTTTTTCACTAGGAAACCTGATAAAAGAGGCCTCTGTGGTCAAAGCATGTGAGGGAATTCCTGCATTGTCTCTCTAGTTTTAATTCCAGCTGTGTCACAACAGTCTTCCCAATTTTAAAACTATGAGGCAATAGCATGAGAAACAAAAACTTGGAGATAAACTCCACTTTCTGAACAGAGCATGCAAGCatggaggagtgtgtgtgtgtggtgtgtgtgtgtgtgtgtgtgtaaaggggTTGACGGGGAGATTGGTGTATATTTCTTTAGATAAGAGAGCTGGAGAAGGAAACCAAGCAAGAGCTCACTCCTAAGCTGTGCGTGTGTGGAACAGACCCAAGGAGGTATCACAAAAGCTTTGACCGACCCCTGAGTGACAAAATCTCATACCAACTTCTGAGCAGTACATTCGAAGGACAAACACAATGCGACATATTAAAGGCTTTGAAAATTGAACTGACGTTGGAAACATTGCCCATGGAAAGCAAGAGGAACTACTTGTCTGATGCTATGGATTGACAATGTgttaaagcaaacaaagaaacaaacaagaatcAATATTCTCCAGAGAATTTTAACAGGATCTAGAGTCTAAATAGCATAACATAAAAAGTATCTAGAAAGAAATCTGAAATTACTTAGCAcacaaaaaatcaagaaaatgtaaCCAATTCTCAACAGAAGAGACAATCAACAAATACCAACCCTGAGATTACCCAGACTTTAgaattatcaaaaatattaaagcagTCTGTTATGACTGTGCTCCATgaggtataaataaataaatttaaaataaatggaagattAGAAGTTCTCAGTAGacaaatataaactataaaaaatgaaacagagaaaacTTTCAGAACTGAAATGTGGAATTGATGCTTAAGAGATTGGAAATATTTAACATCATACTGGGAGTTCTAACTAGTGTGACAAAGGCAGAAATAACTCAAGaggatacaaattaaaaaatgaaactttttctATTTACATACAGTATGTTTATCTCCATAATAAATCCTGAGGAATCTACAATAAAAGcttctagaactaataagtgaatttagcaaagtCAATGGAtgcaaagtcaacatacaaaaatgtgttatatttccatatattagCAACCAAAAATTGTAAATCAAAAGTAAAACGAATACTATCATCTACAACAGCACCAAAATACACAGTTTTGAGTCTAGTGAAATATGTGCAGGATCagtatattgaaaataaaacattaatggaAGCAATCAAATAAGACATATATAAATGGAGAAACGAACTCTGTTTAATGGATTGAAAGACTCAACATTGTTAAGAAATGAGTTCTCCCTAAAGTGTATCATCAATGCAATCTCAATCTGAAttccaacagatttttttttagatattaagaagatgattctaaagtttatatgtaaaaaataataattgtaaaaacaaacacttttgaaaaataacaaagtttgAGGGCTCATACTAccagattttaaaacttactatagTGCTATGTTAAATCAAGACCATGTAGTCTTGATGGTATTGATGAAGAGACTCATAGctcaatagaacagaacagagatccTGAGAACAGAACCACACATATGTGGTCAATTGATTCTTGACAAATTGTACAATGGTAAGTGAATAGACAAAAATGATCTTTTGAACAAATACTGAATAATTCTGAAACAATTAGCCATTCatacagtaaaacaaaacaaaacaaaaacaaaaccaatgatcACAGACCCATGCCTAACGcctcatataaaaatatacttaaatgaatcatacatttaaatacaaaatctgaaactttaatACCTCTGAACACTCATGCAGTCCACATAAACCATTGTGGAATTTTCTGCAGTATTGTAAAAGAGAATCCAAGTCACATTCTCTGGTTTCCAGAAGAGTGTGGTATCTCAGCCTCAGGAACTGAAATTTGGTGTTTATAGAAGGAGGTCCCAAGGGGGTATACTATCAAGACTTGAACACACTCATTCTCCCTGGATTACTTTCTTCAGATACCGTTGGGCATTTCTCATGATGTAGTCATTGGTAGCTATGAGGGAGCAATTAAAGTTAACCACATTTGCCAcccaaaataaaatagcaaaagtgAGATgctttgaaagagaaaatatatacaccTCTTCCCAGTGTGCTTGTCTGAAGAACGGACTCCAACCCTGACCTCGAGCGTTCATGGTTCTTTTTGTGCCTGTCTCTTACTTGTTTATGTCTTTGCCTGTGGTGACATTTCAACACCTGTACTTCAAACATGATAGATCTATTCACCTTTAAAAcattacccttagcaaactaatgcaggaacaggaaacaaaatactgcatgttctctcttataagtgggagctaaatgataagaacttaggaacacaaagaaggaaatggtCATGGGGGTCTACTTGCGGATTGAaggtgagaggaggaagaggagcagaaaagatactTACTGGATACTGGGCTTAAGTACCTGAGTGATTAAATAATCCACACAACGAACCCCCAttacatgagtttacctatgtaacaaaccctcacatgtactcctgaatccaaaataaaagtttaaaatccccccaaaacaacaaacagaaaaaccaataAGAACTATGAATATATGTGCAGTAGTTACCATGGTAACAAATTAATACCATTTTTAATGCATCTTAGAAGAAGAGAAGCACATGCCATGGGGAAAGCCAGAATGCCGCTGAAGAAGAGTCCCTTGGGGTGGTAGATGCTCATTGGGATGCTTTTGTGTACGGTatgtagctttaaaaaaacaacaaatctcaattatgttaaaaacaaataagtacaAGCATTGTACtgaatattttatgcatattaaCTCTGTTAGTTTTTACCAAAACTCTGTAAAACAGGTAGTGCTAATTCCCATTTTACATCAGAAAGCCAAGGCACAAAGAATGTAAGTGAATTAAACAAGTATCTACATTTATTAGTGGGCAGATTTGGGTCTCATACACAGAACAGTAGTAATGTTTTGCTGAGTAGTTACTAATTCTGATTTCCTAATACTCATTCAAAGACAATAATTCTAAATAATCTTATTTTGTATTGCTTTACttttataatgtaattttattttctcttaattcaTTCTCAGAAAAGCCTTGCAAGATTGTTGTAATTTCCAGATAAGGACATTGAAATTCAGTGACTTAAAAACTTTTCTGAAACTAAAAAGTGAAGAGTAAGTTATACCCAAATCTTCTGACTCCATGTTTAGTCTTATTTCTACTACACCTTCACTGTCTCCAAAATTACTTGGTGCAGAGAGAAATTGCCCCTGagtaagggaaaaaaatcactcacAGATTCATATTTCCAAATTTGGAGAAGTTTTCCTGGCACCCTTGCAGCCATTAACTGTCTTtatatattattctttcttttattttatttttttattatactttaagttctagggtacatgtgcacaacatgagTTTATGGCACCAGGTTATAGCTCAGGAGACGGACACGAGTCTCTCAAGATTATATTATACTAAATTAATAGGTTGTATAGCTACAGAGAAATTTTAGTGCCTAATGATAATCCCCAAGAACATACTTCTGATTATggtataaaaaagataaatttgcaTCATATTCATTTCATTCAGAAATAACAGCCTATCTTCTTGTTTTACTTCTACTTATGAATTCAAATATTCAGTAAGCCTGCAGAGTTTGTCCTAGGCATAATTGCAAAGACCTCACCCATAGAGGTAGATCCCATCCTTTAAATGAAAGGTTTTACTGTTTCATGTTCACGTATTTATAGTAACCCCCAattattctaataaaaataactattcaCATATTATCTGTCTATTTGTTGGTGGCAGTGGGAGACTCCCTCAAAGAAGCCAAAGAGGCAATAATCAAGCATGGTTACTTGGACCCTAATGCCCCGAAGATTGATTTATTGAATTTAAGTCAGGAGAGAAAATAATCTTTATGCAATTCAGGATATACACATGGAAAAATGTCCAACAAGAGTTTGGAAAGGAAGATTTAAGGTTTACTCTAGATATCACGGCTAGTGATATAGATTTCTAAGTCATCCTGCAAAAAGGTAAGTCCTCAACCTCTGAAAGACCATAATGGTCACTTATACCATAGTTCTCCTCTACTTGGGTTTATGGATATGAAGCACTCCTAagtaacaaaaagaaagctgACACTGATCTGGCTTGATCCTCTTAagagatattattttattatgattcaAACCAGCGTCATAAAGCAGTTAAGTGTAGTGTTTACTGCATAATTCAGAAAAAATGTAACAAAACTTTAAGTATAACACTCTATTACTTATTACAATACCCATCTTTCTTAACCCATTTACACCTGAagttgcaattttttaaatttttgcaatcagaccttggcaatgaccttaagcagtaggatataaataactcccacatgcttagtgttccaataatggaacactaggcataagtgGCTAAATGCCTCCCATTTTGTCGTGACACCAAATATGTATCTAATAATAATCTAATTTTGCTGATAAAAAGGAGTTCAGAGAAAATTGCTGGTGTTTACCCCTTGAAAACCATCTTCTAGAGTACCTCAAATTTACCAACACCTGCAATAATTTCAGACTTACCAGAGTTCCAAAATAATTTGTCTTAAGGTGCTGATCTAAGAgtacaacctttttttttaaacaaatatcatAAATTATATTGGTTTTATACATCAATTAGACAGCAATCTGTTgtgttctgttgttgttgttttgtttgtttgtttagacaaagtcacactctgtcacccaggctggagtgcagtggcacaatcccagctcactacaacctctgcctcccaggttcaagcgattctcgtgccttagtctcccaagtagctaggattataggcacccgccaccacgcctggttaatttttgtatttttagtagagacggagtttcaccatgttggccgggatggtctcaaactcctgacgtcaggtgatccacctgaggtggcctcagcctcccaaagtgctgggattacaggcatgagccactgtgcctggccacaattaGATTATTTTCAAGAGGCTATTAATATGTATTCTAAACAACTTTGACCATCACAGAGATTACATCATGTAATAAAGATTTGAGAAGGAATATGATTGACCTAACACACAAACTTCTTCCTGGACTATGAGAAAGCTGGAAGAAATGTTCAAAGGCTTATGCTCCCCAACACATTTCAGTCCAATTGTATCAGAATATTAAGTCTTGGTCTGGGTCATATTAACTCTCTGGAGTCCCTTCAGTGGTTTTAGATACCCTTGAGTTATTTGTGTGTTAGCTTTCAAATTCTTGACTTAATGGAACCCATGATGATTTATGCATCGTAAGAACAGGAAATAAACACCTCAGACCAAGCATCAAGAAATAAACTTTCACAAATAGTTTATACTAGTTAAATCTGTTCATATATCAAAACAACCTTCAAAATTCTGTTGCAGTTATTTCTCATTAATATAAATGACTGACTGTGAAAAGCAATTGGCAACTTCTGGTTTCTGGTCCGGCATGTAAGAGCTTCAGGGTAATCCTTTATCCTACcaacaagtaaaaagctgaagCTGACTAAACTAAAAGATCAACAACTCTTCTTTGATCTATCAGAGGAGTGAGACCACAGGTAAAACCACTGTCCTCAAAATTGGAGAAAGAGGTGAATACAGAGAATCACATCTTACTGGAACAGAAAACTGTGAATGGAAACCTCCATCAGAACCAGTGCTGGGGTAGAAAAACCTAAACTGTAATTGATGAATGGTTGCAGGCTCAGTATGGACAAGTATGAGATTCAAAAACTTAGGGGCATCCAGTTATAGGAGAGTCTCCACACTTTTGTGAGGTTTGCTTCCAGAAGCTTGGCCAGGTTTTCTCAGTGAATATCGGAGAAAAGTTCCTTAGTGCTTCTGGCAGGGGGAGTGGAAAAGgaaccattttaaagtattccaaagaattctgtttttcttagtcTGACCTCAGGAGAAACTACTAAGTCAGCACCTAACCTGCTGGAGTTTTATTAGGGGCAAATGACCTAGGGGAAAGAAAACACCCAACTCCAGCCAGCACTGACCTTCTATGTGGCAGAAAAACAATCTCACCCTCTAACACACTAGCCATTCTTTCCCAACTGAGGACAGGGGAGGAACTGAGAAGCACTTGTGAACTTCACAGTCTAAAGGCAGAATCTCACTAAAGACTGAGACCCAACCATAGGAATATAGAAAGCTTTTCCTTCCCCCACACATTACCACCACATTACTAATGTCCtatttctaatagtttattttactCAGTACCTCACATCCAGCTATCAAGAAAAAAACTGCCAGACATACCAAAAGGCAAAAAGCACAGATGAAGAGACAGAGTAAGCATATGAACCACATTCAAATATGGCAGAAATCCTAGATAATTAGACTGagaatttaaaatgtgcttttatgCTAGGGGCTCTAAGTGGATAAAGTAGATAGCATGCAATAACAGATGAGTAATGATAGCAAAGAGAGTGACATTTGAAGAAAGAACTCCTCCCTCAGTAAAAGCCAGAGATCAAAAATACtgtaacaaaaatgaagaatACCTTTGATGGACTTATTAGTAGTTTGgacagaataaaatttaaacaaacaaagataagATAAAGAAGaatattacataatggtgaagggcCCAATTCACAAGAAGACctaattattctaaatatatacatactcaACAAcggagcaaccagattcatacaGCAattcttaaagacctacaaagggattcgataaccacacaataatagtgggagacttcaacatcccactaaatattagacagatcattgtgacagaaaattaacaaagatatttgggacctgaactcaacacttgATGAAATGAACTTAATAGACATCTGCAaaattctccaccccaaaccaacagaatatacactcttttcATCTGTACATGacacatattctaaaattgattcaacatacagaaatcaataaataaggTTCACCACacaaatagaaccaaagacaagaaccacatgatcacctcaataaatgcagaaaatactttggtaaaattcaacatcacttaatgttaaaactctcaacaaactaggcattgaaggaatatactacaaaataataagagccatttatgaaaaacccactgccaacatcatgctgaatgggtaaaaactagaagcattcctgTTAAAGACTGGAACAAGACACGGATGCCCTCTCTTGCCAGTCCTATTCAACACAGCACTGTAattcctagctagagcaatcaagaagaagaaagaaataaaatgaagagagcTATTCAACCTATCCCTGTCTGCAGattatatgattctatatctagaaaaccccatagtctgtGTCCAAAAGATCCTAGAtgtgataaacaacttcagcaaagtttcaaaatacaaaatcaatgcacaaaaatcagtagtagcATGTCTATACCGCAACAACGTCCAAGCTGAGGGCCAagtcaagaatgcaatcccattcacaatagccacaaaaagaataaaatacctaggaatacagctaaccagagaggaaaaagatctctacaatgagaattacaaaacactactcaaagacacaaatgaatggaaaaacaatccatgctcatggatagggagaatcaatattgttaagatggacATAATGTCCAAAGCAGTTTAGGGATTCAATTccattcccatcaaactaccaatgacattcctcacagaattataaaaaggtatttcaaaattcatatggaaccaataacagcctgaatagccaagataatcctaaataaaaagaacaaagctaaaggcatcacattacccaacttcaaactacactacaaagctgcagtaaccaaaatagcatggtactagtacaaaaacagacaaatagaccacAGGAACAGAATACAGAGTTCAAAAATAATTCCACACTTCTAAAACCATCTGACCttcaacaaaaattgacaaaagcaAACAATGGGGGAGatgactccctattcaataaatggtgctgggataactgaaccccttccttacaccatacacaaaaataaactcaagatggattaaatacaaTGTTAAACCACAACtctaaaaaccctggaagataacctaggaaatactgtTCTGGACATAAGACctggaaaagatttcatgatgaagatgccaaaagcaaatgcaacaaaaacaaaaatcaacaaatggggcctaattaaacaatagagcttctgcacagaaaacaaacaacaacaacaacaacaaaacaatgaacagagtaaacagacaaattACAAAAtcagagaatatatttgcaaattatgcattcaacaaaggtataatatccagaatctatagggaacttaaacaaatttaatttacaagcaaaaaacaaacccattaaaaagtaggtaaaggacataaacagacacttttcaaaagaagacatacaggtggCCCACAAGCAt from Rhinopithecus roxellana isolate Shanxi Qingling chromosome 15, ASM756505v1, whole genome shotgun sequence includes:
- the LOC104656391 gene encoding olfactory receptor 149-like, giving the protein MRNLSVVTEFILLGIPHTEGLETMLLVLFLSFYIFTLMGNLLILLAIVSSTRLHKPMYFFLCKLSIFDIFFPSVSSPKMLCYLSGNSQAISYAGCASQLFFYHFLGCTECFLYTVMAYDRFVAICHPLHYTLIMSHRACIILAMGTSFFACIQATFLTILTFQLPYCGPNEVDYYFCDIPVMLKLACADTSALEMVGFISVGLMPLSCFLLIFTSYSCIICSILQIHSAEGRRRAFSTCSAHLTAILLSFMPVVLIYLQPTPNPWLNATVQILNNLVTPMLNPLIYSLRNKEVKYSLRKVLQPVAFLPGR